DNA from bacterium:
GATTAACTCAATTCGTTGATATATTGATTTTCACTACAATTATCCTTCTCTTTGGCGAAGTTAGCTCTAAATTAATAGCGGTTAAGTATCCACTTAAGATGCTCAGTATTAATTCTTTAGTCGTTTATCCTTTTTTTCTTTTATTGAAACCCGTTGCAAAGTTTATTCCTTCCTTTAGTTTGGAAGAAGCCGATGATACTGCAGGTGACGTTCTTGACGAAATGGAAGAGCTTGCAATTACCTCAGATCCTGCATTGAGCTCAAGGATATCTATTCTCCATATCAGGGTTGGGGAGCTTATGACACCGCGAGATGACATCGTTGCCTTAAAACCGACTGACACAGTTAAATATTTTTTAGAGGTAGTAGGGAGGCACTCTTACTCCAACTATCCTGTTCTGGACGGCTCTGAGTTTTTAGGCGTGTTAAAAGTGGGTGATACGAGGATTATCCAAGCAGATCCTGAAGAAAAAGTGGAAAGGTTCGTTACTGAATGTCCGGTGGTCCCTGTGAATGTTCGGGTTTTGAAAATTTTGAAAGATCACCCTGATGATGAATTTTTTGCCGTGATCGACGAGTATGGTAATTTTGTGGGGGTGTTGACCCAGTGGGATGTTCTTGAAAGATTTTACCCCGAGCCCCCGGTGAAGTGGATCGGCAAAAGAAGTCTAATTGTCAGTGGAGACCTTCCACTTCACGATATGGAATTGATTCTCAGGAAAAGAATTCCCTTTGACACCCCTACAGTACAGAGTCTAATAATGGAATTAACGGGGAGGATTCCAGATGAAGGCGAATTTATTGAATTAGAAGGTATTAAATTTGAGGTTATAGAAAAGGAATTTGCGAAACTTAATAAAATTAAGGTTGAACTTAAATGATCTGGTTTTTAATTTTGGTGGTTTGCATCTTAATGGTTTTTGTATTCTCAGCCTTTGAGACTGGGTATATTCTTTGCCGAAGAAAAGATTTTGTTGGAATTGCGGGAAAGTATAGAAAATTTCTACTAAATGCTGAAGAAGTAATAACCACTGTCCTTGTTGGATTAAACTTTTTTGAGTCTGCCTCCTCCATCGTGGCTTTCTGGTTTTTGAAAGGTCTTGGATTAGAGGCTGCAGAGTCCATAGGTATTTCTGGTATCATCATTTCCCTTTCACTACTCTTATCCGAATTTTTTGCCAAAAATCTTGCAAGGGAAAGGAGCAGTGCAATAGTTAAGTTCTTTGCCCCTTTTATATTTATGTTTTCTTATCTTGCAATTCCAGTAAACAGAGTCATTCTTTTAATGTTGTTTCCTATTCGATTATTCAGGGGCGAGAGGAAAAAAGAGGCTGCTGAAATTATTAAGTTATTGGTTTCAGATTCCGTTAGGGATGGTGAACTGGATAGCGAGAGGGCAAGGTTGATCCTTTTCCTTTCTCGATGGCAGGAGTTGAAATTGAAAGAGTTTGCAGAACCTGTTGACAGGTTTGTGATTGATGTTGAAGATTTGGTGAAGAATCCATTCAGATCAAATGGCCCCATTCTCATTTCGGAAAATAACAAAATTCTCGGCTTAGTTGATTTTAAAAAGTTTCTTCTAACTCGAAACGTAAAATCCAGCATAGTTTCTCTTCCGGTTTTAAGTGGAGATCTTCCATTAGAGAAAGCAATAGGAAAGTTAAAAGAAACAGGAAGCAAATTTTGTCTTGTAGATGTTGGGAAAAAGATTATGTTGTTTAGGTTTTCTCGATTTTTGAAAGTAATGGTGGAGGGATGAAATGGAAAAGATTCTGGAGGCCATTGAGAGATTTAAGGAACTGAGGGGAATTGTAGTAGGAGATCTGATGCTTGATGTCTATTCTTTTGGAACGGTGGAGAGAATTTCCCCGGAGGCGCCTGTGCCTGTTGTGCGAGTAGAACACGATGAGTTCAGAGTTGGTGGCGCAGCGAACGTAGCGAATAATTTGATATCCTTTGGAGCTGAGGTAATGGTTGCAGGCCTCGTGGGAGAGGATTTTGAGGGTGAGATGCTTATTGATTTAATGGAGAGCCAGGGGATTGAAGTTGAAATGGTAGAGGTAGTTAAGAGTAGGAGCACAATAGTTAAAAACAGGATAATTGCCAGGGGTCAGCAACTCCTGAGGATTGACTGGGAGGATTTGAATGATCGGAGTGGCAAAATTAAGAAAAAAATTCTTGAGAATGTAATAATCCAATCACAAAATGCCGATTTTATAATTATTGAGGATTACAACAAAGGGGTCTTAGATGGTTTTATGTATAGAACGATAATAGCTTCTTCCCCTGCACCGGTTTTCGTCGATCCCAAATTTGAGTATTATAGCTCAATGAAGAATGCCTTTTTGGTTAAACCCAACTTTGAGGAATTCAAGAAAGCCACAGGTATAAAAAAGTTTCGTGGAAACTTCGGAACGAGTGTCGAGACTTTTAGGAAAAAATTAAATATAAAAAACCTGGTGGTTACGAAAGGCGAGGAAGGTATGTACATTTCCAATGGGGATGAGATTTATCACATCCCATCACTTCATAAAAAGGTTTTTGATGTTACAGGTGCGGGAGATATGGTTATTTCCTTGCTTGCTCTTGGTATGAGCGCCGGACTTTCCCTTTTTGAAGCCTCTGTCTTGGCTACGATTGGCGCCGGTATTGAAATTACCAAACTTGGCGCACAGCCTGTTACAAAAGATGAATTGATAACGGAGGTTAGAAATCAATGGGATAGATTGTTAAAGGATGTAATTCCATTGAAGGAACAGGGCTAAGGCTTTATTCTAAACCTATGGAGAAAGTTCTTGTGATTAT
Protein-coding regions in this window:
- a CDS encoding CNNM domain-containing protein; this encodes MGKILIFFLLFFFSFNLSGCETAIFSTLRAELEKIKNRLIFRIAEELKQFEKETLFSLLVSNTFVNTFAASIFSSLFWSFLGNMRLPSGLTQFVDILIFTTIILLFGEVSSKLIAVKYPLKMLSINSLVVYPFFLLLKPVAKFIPSFSLEEADDTAGDVLDEMEELAITSDPALSSRISILHIRVGELMTPRDDIVALKPTDTVKYFLEVVGRHSYSNYPVLDGSEFLGVLKVGDTRIIQADPEEKVERFVTECPVVPVNVRVLKILKDHPDDEFFAVIDEYGNFVGVLTQWDVLERFYPEPPVKWIGKRSLIVSGDLPLHDMELILRKRIPFDTPTVQSLIMELTGRIPDEGEFIELEGIKFEVIEKEFAKLNKIKVELK
- a CDS encoding CNNM domain-containing protein, whose translation is MIWFLILVVCILMVFVFSAFETGYILCRRKDFVGIAGKYRKFLLNAEEVITTVLVGLNFFESASSIVAFWFLKGLGLEAAESIGISGIIISLSLLLSEFFAKNLARERSSAIVKFFAPFIFMFSYLAIPVNRVILLMLFPIRLFRGERKKEAAEIIKLLVSDSVRDGELDSERARLILFLSRWQELKLKEFAEPVDRFVIDVEDLVKNPFRSNGPILISENNKILGLVDFKKFLLTRNVKSSIVSLPVLSGDLPLEKAIGKLKETGSKFCLVDVGKKIMLFRFSRFLKVMVEG
- a CDS encoding bifunctional ADP-heptose synthase — translated: MEKILEAIERFKELRGIVVGDLMLDVYSFGTVERISPEAPVPVVRVEHDEFRVGGAANVANNLISFGAEVMVAGLVGEDFEGEMLIDLMESQGIEVEMVEVVKSRSTIVKNRIIARGQQLLRIDWEDLNDRSGKIKKKILENVIIQSQNADFIIIEDYNKGVLDGFMYRTIIASSPAPVFVDPKFEYYSSMKNAFLVKPNFEEFKKATGIKKFRGNFGTSVETFRKKLNIKNLVVTKGEEGMYISNGDEIYHIPSLHKKVFDVTGAGDMVISLLALGMSAGLSLFEASVLATIGAGIEITKLGAQPVTKDELITEVRNQWDRLLKDVIPLKEQG